The Miltoncostaea marina DNA window ACCAACAACCTGATCTACGACAACGCCGACTACGGCGTGCACCTGTACCCGGGAGCCAACCGCACCTACGTCGCCAACAACGTGATCGACGGCAACGGCCGGGGGATCACGTTCTCGAGCGAGGGCTCGCTGACCTCCTCGGACAACGTGGCCGAGAACAACATCATCAGCAACTCGCTGCAGACCACCAACGTCGAGTCCTGGTGGGGCGGCCCGGTGGGGCGCAACAACGTGGCCAGGGCCAACTGCCTCTGGAACGGCCGCAAGGGCAACTACAGCCTCTCGAACGGCGGCTTCACGCTGAGCGGCAACATCGAGAAGGACCCGCTGTTCGCGAACCGCGGCGCGAAGGACTTCTCGCTGCGCGCCGGCAGCCCCTGCGTCGGCAAGGGCCCCCAGGCCTCGGCCGCGCCGGCCCCGCCGCCGTCGTTCCGCGAGCTGCCGCCGGCCGCCCCGTCGCCCGCGCCCGCCGCGCCGAAGGAGCGCTCACTGCAGCGCGACATGGGCCTGGGCGACCGGGCCATGTCGCAGCCGCTCACGCCGAAGCAGCGCCAGGTCGGCGCCCTGGCCAGGCCCACGCTGCGCCAGCTGACGGTCAACCGCCGCGCCGTCGTGCGCCTGTCGGTCAAGGTGCGCCAGCTCGAGCGGCGGGTGCTGCGCCGGTCGAGCACGCGGATCCCGGCGGCCCTGCGCACGCCGGCCCGCCGCGTGACGCCGGCCCAGATGCGCGCCGCGCGCATCGCCGCCGTCAGCTCGCTGCGGCGCGTGACGGTGGTGCTCAACGCCCTGCGCGCCAGCGACCTGCGGGTGCCGGCCGTCAGGGTGCCGCGCCGGGTGCGCCCCACGGTGGCCCAGATGCGCGTCACCGAAAAGCTCGCCCGCGTCACCCTGCGCCGCGCGGAGCTCGCCGACCGCATCCTGGCCAGGCGCGCCTAGCCGGGGCGGGGCGGGCGGCGACGGGGCGGCCCCCCGGGGCGCCCCGTCGCCGTGCTACGCCGCGGGCGCGGCCGGCAGGGCGGGGCCGTCGTACTCCCAGAGCAGCAGCCGCCGCAGCTCGGCGGTGTTGCGCTCGAGGTCGTACGCGGCCAGCACGCGCTCGCGGCCGGCGGCCGCCATGCGCGCGGCGCCGGCGGGGTCGTCGTGGATGCGGCGGATGGCGGCGGCGATCGCGGCCGGGTCGCCCTCGGGCACCAGCAGGCCCGTCTCGCCGTCGCGTACCAGCTCCGGGATGCCGGACAGCGACGACGCCACGACCGGCACCTCGGTCGCCAGCGCCTCCATCAGGGCCACCGGGATGCCCTCCATGTCGCCGTCGTCCGTGGTGACGCTCGGCAGCACCATCGCGTCGCTGCCCTTCAGGACGGCGCTCACCTCGTCGCGGCTGCGGTGCCCGAGCAGCTCCACCCGGTCGCCGACGCCGAGCTCGGCGATGCGCGCCTCCAGGCGGCCGCGCAGCTCGCCGTCGCCCACGAGCAGGCAGCGCACCTCCAGGCCCTCGTCGCGCAGCCGCGCGACCGCCTCGACGAGATGGGCCTGACCCTTCTTCTCGCGCAGGCCGGCGATGCACGAGACCGTGAAGGGGCCGCCCTCAGCCGGCCGGGGCGGCCGCGGCGTGAACGCGGTCAGGTCGACGCCGCAGCGGATGACCGAGGTCTTGGCCGCCGCCCAGTCGCCGTAGAGGCGCCCGAGCAGCGACCGGTTGAAGTCGGAGATCGTCACGACGAACGCGGCGTCGCGGATCTTCTCCTCGAGCATCGAGCGATCGATGTAGATGTCGTGGGCGTGCGCCGTGAAGCTGTACGGCAGCCCGGTCAGGCGGTGGACGACGTTCGCCGCGAGGGCCGGGTGGGTGGCCCAGTGGGCGTGCACGTGGCTCACGCCGAGCGCCTGCATCTCGCGCGCGAAGCGCGCGGCCAGCGGCACCACGACGAGCGCCCGCAGCAGGAACGGGCGCGAGCGCAGGTTGCCCCGCAGCGCCGCCCACCAGGCGCCGAGGTAGGCGCGCGGCGCGCGCCGCAGCCAGTGGAGCTGGGCGGCGATGGTGGCCGGGGCGCCGACGTGCGCGTAGCGCGTCCGGCGGGCCAGCGGGGCGGCCTCGGGGTGCGACGTCTCGTCGCCGCGCGGCCGCAGCGGGAAGATCTCCACCCGGGCGCCGGTGCGCTCCAGCTCGATGATCTCGAACAGGATGAACGTCTCGGTCACCGTCGGGAACGCCGACATGATGTAGCCGACGCGCCGCGGGTCGGGCGCAGGGGTGCGGGTCATGCGAACGGCACCCTAGTGGAGCGGCGGCCGGCCGGCGGCCGCGGGGCCTACTGGCCGGTGAGGAACAGCAGCAGGCCGAGGCCCGCGCCGAGCGCCACGACGCCGCAGAGGATCTCCGTGCGCCGCTCGGCCACGACGGCCACGAGGGCGCCCACCGGCCGCGGCGCCGGAGCCCGGCGCAGCAGCGGCACGGCCGCGATCGCGCCCACGACCACCACCGCCCCGATCAGCCACACCAGCAGCGGCATCGAGCCGCCGCCGCCGTCGCGGGCGGCCGCCGCCGCGGCGGCCCGCTCGGCCTCCTCGGCCTGGCGCGCCTCCAGCAGGGCCCGGTCGCGCTCCCGCTGCGCCGCGATCTCGGCCTGGCGCTGCTCGCGGGCCTCGCGCAGGCGACGGGCCGCGGCGGCCTTGCGCGCGCGCTCGCGGCGGATCGCCGCCGCCCGCTCGCGCTGCTCGCGGGCCGCGCGCTCGCGGGCCGCGCGCTGACGGGCCAGGTCCGCCGCGCTCGGGCCGCTCGGCTCGGCCTCCTGCTCTGCCTCGGGCGCCGTGCCGGGGTCGGGCTGGGCCTCCGGGGTGGGCGTCGGCGTCGGGGTGGGGGTGGGCGTCGGCGTCGGGGTGGGCGTCGGCGTCGGCCGGGGGGCCGGCCGCGGGGCCGGTGGATCCGGCTGCGGCTGCGCGGTGGGCGGCACGGGGTCGGGGCCGCCGGGGACGCCGATCTGCTGCCCCGCGGCCACCGCGGTCAACGTGAGCAGGGCGATCGCCGCGACCATCGCGGCGAGGCGACCCACGATGCGGCCGACGTCCACGACCGGAGTCTAGTGGCCCCGCGGACGGGCGACCAGCGGCCCCGGCGCGCTCACCCGCGCAGCTCCCGGTAGAGCGCCTGCCACTGGCGGGCGACCCCCTCCAGCGTGAAATCGGCCAGCGCACGCCGCTGCGCCAGCCCGCCCAGCGCGGCCCGCCGGGCGGGGTCCTCGAGCAGCCCGGCGACCGCGTCGGCCAGCGCCTGCGGGTCGCGCCGGGGCACGAGCTCGCCGCAGCGGCCGTCGTCGAGGATCATCGGCATGCCGCCGACCCGGGTGGCCACGATCGCGCGGCCGGCCACCATGGCCTCGATCAGCGCGATCGGGCTGCCCTCCGAGTCGGACGGCAGCACCACCACGTCCAGCGAGCGCAGGATCGCCGGCACGTCCTCGCGCACGCCGAGCAGGTGCACGCGGTCGCCCACGCCGAGCGCGGCGATCCGGGCCTCGACCTCGCCGCGCAGGGGGCCGTCGCCGGCCACCACCAGGTGGGCCCCGGGCACGCGCCCGAGCAGCCGCGCGAACGCGTCCACGAGCACGTCGACCGCCTTCATCGGGCGCAGCATCGCGATCGCTCCGACGAGCGGCGTCTCCGGCGGCAGGCCGAGCTCGTCGCGCAGCCTGCCGGGCGCGCCGCGCAGCTCGTCGGGGTCGCGGAGCAGCCCGGTGGGGATGGTGCGCACCTTGCGGGCGGGCACGCGCTCGAGCTCGACCATGCGCCGGGCGTCCTCGGGCGAGACCGCGACGAACGCGGTGGACAGGCGCCCCACCCAGAGGCCGTCGATCAGCTTGCGCAGCCGCTGGCCCTCGTAGGTCCAGGAGTGCTCGGTGGCGATCACGACCGGCACGCCGGCGAGGCGGCCGAGCAGCGCGCCCCAGACGTTGGAGCCGAACATGTGGGAGTGCAGCACGTCCACCCGCTCGCGGCGCAGGTACCGCACCAGCGGCAGCCAGGCGAGGGGGGAGAGCGTGCGCCGGCGTCCGAGCATCAGCACCCGCACGCCGGTCTCGTGGTCGATCGGGTCGCGGTTGCGCCCGGGGTCGCGGCTCGCGCAGACGACGACCTCGCAGCCGGGGCCCTCGAGCGCACGTGCGAGCCCCACGGTGAAGCGCTCCGCCCCGCCGCCGCGCACCGACTCGATGAGCATGACCACGCGCAGCGGCCGCTCGCTCACGCGTCCTCCCCGGCCCCGCGGCGGGCGCGCAGGCGGGCCCGCGCCCCGGCGGCGGCGCGGTGCGCCGCGAGGGCCGCGCGGCCGCGGGCCGACAGCGGCGCCGTCGCCCGCACCAGCGGGACGGCGCGGGCGATCAGGTCCTTGTAGGGGGCCGGCCCGGGCCCGAAGTCGAGCACCGCGACGCCCTCCGCGCCGAGGCCCTCCACGAGCGCGAGCATGGAGATCCAGCCGAGCGTCATGAGGTCGTCGCGCGAGCGGTCGAACGCGCCGGCGTAGGCGATCGCCGACGCCCCGTCGCCGACGAGGGCGAGGTCCCAGGCGACCATCGGGCCGCCCTCGATCGTCACCTGCACGAGGCGCGCCCGCCCCTCCGCGCCGAGCGCCCGGATGCCCTCCTCCGCGAAGCGCCTGCGCACCCCCGCGCCGGCGAGCAGGTTGGGGCCGTCGCCCGGGAAGTGCGCGGCGTGGAAGTCGAGCAGCGTCGCGAGGCGGCGCTCGATGAGGGGCCAGTCGTCGGTGTAGTCGACGGCGAGCACGACGCCGCGCTCGGCCGCCCGGCGCCGGGCCCTGCCGGCCTCCTTGCGGCGCTTGCGCATCGAGCGGGGCGGGTCGGCCAGCTCGAGCCGCCACGTCTCGGCCGGGGAGAGCCGCACGCGGGGGATCGCCGACCGCAGCGCCTCGGCCGTCACCTCGTCGGCGCCCATGCCGTCCAGCAGCAGGATGTCGCCGGGCTCCGCGGCGATCGCCGCGAGCAGATCGGCGCGCGCGGCGTCGTCGACCGCGGGCGGGGCGATGTCGAACCAGGCGTCGCCCTGGCCTAGGTGGCGCACGAGGCGCAGGCCGCCGCGCGAGAGCGACTCCAGGGGGGCCGCGGCCGCGACGGCGCGGTCGCGGTCGACGATCACGCAGCGGTGCTCGACCGCGGCGCCGGCCTCCCGGGCCCAGGCGCGCAGCCAGGTCGTCCGGCGCAGCGGGTCGGCGGTGCGGCCGCCGGCGACGAGCTCGTCCCACCCGGCCGCGGCGAGGCGGTCGATCACCGCGTCACCGGTGCTCCGTGAGGTCCGTGCGCCGCCG harbors:
- a CDS encoding right-handed parallel beta-helix repeat-containing protein, which translates into the protein MLRARPLRALAATVAATAAALVALAPADQAAAAPACTKFAASAGSDSAAGTQSAPYRTVQKLADSLGAGQVGCLAAGETFGGVKITRDGITLTSAPGGAKATVRGSLWVTDAADDVTIENLVLDGSGTSARVSFDTQGDRTRFLGNDITNRNTAICLHVGSNIGSGIAYDVVIDGNRIFDCGRMPATGFDHGIYVNHAYDTRITNNLIYDNADYGVHLYPGANRTYVANNVIDGNGRGITFSSEGSLTSSDNVAENNIISNSLQTTNVESWWGGPVGRNNVARANCLWNGRKGNYSLSNGGFTLSGNIEKDPLFANRGAKDFSLRAGSPCVGKGPQASAAPAPPPSFRELPPAAPSPAPAAPKERSLQRDMGLGDRAMSQPLTPKQRQVGALARPTLRQLTVNRRAVVRLSVKVRQLERRVLRRSSTRIPAALRTPARRVTPAQMRAARIAAVSSLRRVTVVLNALRASDLRVPAVRVPRRVRPTVAQMRVTEKLARVTLRRAELADRILARRA
- a CDS encoding glycosyltransferase — translated: MTRTPAPDPRRVGYIMSAFPTVTETFILFEIIELERTGARVEIFPLRPRGDETSHPEAAPLARRTRYAHVGAPATIAAQLHWLRRAPRAYLGAWWAALRGNLRSRPFLLRALVVVPLAARFAREMQALGVSHVHAHWATHPALAANVVHRLTGLPYSFTAHAHDIYIDRSMLEEKIRDAAFVVTISDFNRSLLGRLYGDWAAAKTSVIRCGVDLTAFTPRPPRPAEGGPFTVSCIAGLREKKGQAHLVEAVARLRDEGLEVRCLLVGDGELRGRLEARIAELGVGDRVELLGHRSRDEVSAVLKGSDAMVLPSVTTDDGDMEGIPVALMEALATEVPVVASSLSGIPELVRDGETGLLVPEGDPAAIAAAIRRIHDDPAGAARMAAAGRERVLAAYDLERNTAELRRLLLWEYDGPALPAAPAA
- a CDS encoding glycosyltransferase, with the protein product MSERPLRVVMLIESVRGGGAERFTVGLARALEGPGCEVVVCASRDPGRNRDPIDHETGVRVLMLGRRRTLSPLAWLPLVRYLRRERVDVLHSHMFGSNVWGALLGRLAGVPVVIATEHSWTYEGQRLRKLIDGLWVGRLSTAFVAVSPEDARRMVELERVPARKVRTIPTGLLRDPDELRGAPGRLRDELGLPPETPLVGAIAMLRPMKAVDVLVDAFARLLGRVPGAHLVVAGDGPLRGEVEARIAALGVGDRVHLLGVREDVPAILRSLDVVVLPSDSEGSPIALIEAMVAGRAIVATRVGGMPMILDDGRCGELVPRRDPQALADAVAGLLEDPARRAALGGLAQRRALADFTLEGVARQWQALYRELRG
- a CDS encoding GNAT family N-acetyltransferase: MTTTGERGGARTSRSTGDAVIDRLAAAGWDELVAGGRTADPLRRTTWLRAWAREAGAAVEHRCVIVDRDRAVAAAAPLESLSRGGLRLVRHLGQGDAWFDIAPPAVDDAARADLLAAIAAEPGDILLLDGMGADEVTAEALRSAIPRVRLSPAETWRLELADPPRSMRKRRKEAGRARRRAAERGVVLAVDYTDDWPLIERRLATLLDFHAAHFPGDGPNLLAGAGVRRRFAEEGIRALGAEGRARLVQVTIEGGPMVAWDLALVGDGASAIAYAGAFDRSRDDLMTLGWISMLALVEGLGAEGVAVLDFGPGPAPYKDLIARAVPLVRATAPLSARGRAALAAHRAAAGARARLRARRGAGEDA